The Zygosaccharomyces rouxii strain CBS732 chromosome A complete sequence genome window below encodes:
- the MRP1 gene encoding mitochondrial 37S ribosomal protein mS43 (similar to uniprot|P10662 Saccharomyces cerevisiae YDR347W MRP1 Mitochondrial ribosomal protein of the small subunit MRP1 exhibits genetic interactions with PET122 encoding a COX3-specific translational activator and with PET123 encoding a small subunit mitochondrial ribosomal protein): protein MFRSSLSFLRTSRSYITPTLEHLNSGSGLKGLFSPQGLDNGWFSRAEHYTNKLNSLTNGIEEIPLEKLIYENAKSGVKRNIVNYATLLYNLKFAFSTLHGCPKELPNASDIDVKELLKTPELTLKYANEPLDTGKEKLHSALVSSFGSIVEFRTLLLNSNNAISGDGFTWLVARRVASQDFDSQKLEFDRLFILNTYNAGSPFNFNKKGHMDELKNQYEKASKELDQEQQEFNAPLRSKSVEEARQMESFKDTEYLPLLAIDASPKAWLYDYGPYGKQMYLDRVWESIEWDLVESRLPEKSQSHQLL from the coding sequence ATGTTTAGATCCAGTTTATCATTCCTGCGTACTAGTCGTAGTTACATTACGCCTACATTAGAACATCTAAACTCCGGATCTGGTCTAAAAGGACTTTTTTCACCTCAAGGTCTGGATAACGGATGGTTCTCTAGAGCTGAACATTATACCAATAAATTAAACTCATTGACAAATGGGATCGAAGAAATaccattggaaaaattgatataTGAAAACGCAAAATCTGGCGTTAAACGTAATATTGTGAATTATGCGACATTGTTGTACAATTTGAAGTTTgcattttccactttacACGGTTGTCCTAAGGAATTACCCAATGCATCCGATATCGACGTCAAAGAACTTTTAAAGACACCAGAGTTAACTTTAAAATATGCAAATGAACCCCTAGATACcggaaaagaaaaattacacTCAGCGCTCGTATCATCATTCGGATCCATTGTGGAATTCCGTACTTTACTCCTAAATTCTAATAATGCAATTAGTGGTGATGGATTTACGTGGCTTGTAGCCCGTAGAGTTGCTTCTCAGGACTTTGATTCAcagaaattggaatttgaTCGTTTGTTCATTTTGAACACTTACAATGCAGGGTCTCcatttaattttaacaAAAAGGGACATATGgatgaattaaagaatCAATATGAAAAGGCGAGTAAGGAATTGGATCAGGAGCAACAGGAGTTCAATGCACCACTAAGAAGTAAATCCGTTGAGGAAGCCAGACAGATGGAGTCATTTAAAGATACTGAATATTTACCACTGTTGGCAATTGATGCGTCACCAAAGGCTTGGTTGTACGATTATGGTCCATATGGTAAACAAATGTATCTGGATAGAGTCTGGGAATCCATTGAATGGGACCTTGTGGAATCGAGGTTACCAGAGAAAAGTCAATCTCATCAATTGCTATGA
- the SFB3 gene encoding Sfb3p (similar to uniprot|P38810 Saccharomyces cerevisiae YHR098C SFB3 Member of the Sec24p family forms a complex with Sec23p that is involved in sorting of Pma1p into COPII vesicles peripheral ER membrane protein potential Cdc28p substrate): MEPDALAKDVSSLSLDQTGSRNTGKKGRRPNRAYHNLGSGAGTPNTTPFLNASASQESFQFGAQPPQAPFAGASAGAGSVGNGFDTQSSPVPMTVPGFPPGSPAIMAQERERVATAVDSPASPWFPKGNTPVQSSSHFVTTQRWEDQLLHLPKTFETARDSVPPLPTTAFYAIDQGACDPRLLSLSMYNIPVDEHLRSATKLPLGLTIQPFATTIPDEPLPLIDQRTETGPLRCKRCRAYINPGFKFGFDATATCNICGVKLRLPSDEFISPGISLQGPDISFKPELQKGSVEFLVPQIYNAVQDQPALPLHYVFLMDLSLFSNENRSSLAVVEGIRTSIEHIAGSQPNCKVAIMAYDNKIRFFNLRPDSESAQEYVVSDIDDVFLPFCNGLFVRPQESMRLIDMTLNKIVEYITVDKFSHVAPVCYGSALEAAKLAIDTVTGGQGGKIICTLNSLPTVGNGNLALKKDDAARKKLNCDNDFYKKIGNQFLRSYISLDLFVTSPGFVDMATIGYPVEATSGNLKWYSNFNHENDAFTLINDMSNAVTSIVGYQALIKVRCSTGLNVSQYYCESSEYSDRDPMIPVLTKNTTLDVLLKYDQKLPVGKNIAFQMALLYTDINGVRKVRSINTNGAVSDNIREVFKFLNQNVAQRIMIKDVVQHLGDCDFPAIRKTIDDKMVEILTQYKALVGGSLTSQLVLPEALKTLPSYMLAFEKSELMLPNNHSTRGNARIYDLFRYKTLSSAQLHYKLYPQIVPLHVLLSEDDLSFYDANEKMLQVRPESVESLSVRNGHQHLTNGGCYLIFQGDTVYVWINENTNRMLLQDLLQADEEVPVSQISLFGGSLPEVGTEVNQKALDLIKNWSQLVSQPYLPVVLLRPNVDPYYAQVMNQLLCEDRAVNRIESLDNYLIAMHRRIQEKLKKDDYIKVQTNHNAEQDGSLLQKFVQF; encoded by the coding sequence ATGGAACCGGATGCATTAGCTAAAGATGTTTCCAGCCTTTCACTAGATCAAACTGGTTCGAGAAATACAGGTAAAAAAGGTAGAAGACCTAATAGAGCATATCATAATTTAGGATCAGGTGCAGGTACCCCTAATACTACACCATTTCTGAATGCAAGTGCAAGTCAAGAGagtttccaatttggaGCACAACCTCCGCAGGCCCCATTTGCTGGTGCCAGTGCCGGTGCCGGTAGTGTAGGTAATGGGTTCGACACTCAGAGCTCACCAGTACCTATGACTGTCCCAGGCTTCCCACCTGGCAGTCCTGCCATAATGGCACAAGAGAGGGAAAGAGTTGCAACTGCAGTAGATTCACCTGCATCACCCTGGTTCCCCAAGGGCAACACACCAGTACAGAGTAGTTCACATTTTGTAACTACGCAGAGATGGGAAGATCAATTGCTACATTTGCCAAAGACTTTTGAAACCGCTAGGGATTCAGtaccaccattaccaaCGACTGCGTTCTATGCCATAGATCAAGGAGCATGTGACCCAAGGTTATTGAGTTTATCAATGTATAACATTCCAGTGGATGAGCATTTAAGATCAGCAACTAAATTACCATTAGGTTTAACTATTCAACCGTTTGCAACCACAATTCCTGATGAACCCCTGCCACTAATAGATCAAAGAACTGAAACAGGTCCCCTACGTTGTAAAAGATGTCGCGCTTACATCAACCCAGGCtttaaatttggattcGATGCTACTGCTACTTGTAACATCTGTGGTGTTAAATTGCGTCTACCATCCGATGAATTTATTTCTCCAGGTATTAGTTTACAAGGTCCTGATATTTCATTCAAACCTGAACTACAAAAGGGTAGTGTTGAATTCTTAGTCCCACAGATTTACAATGCAGTTCAAGATCAACCGGCATTACCTCTGCACTATGTGTTTCTGATGGACTTATCACTTTTCTCCAATGAAAATCGCAGCTCCTTAGCTGTCGTAGAAGGTATTAGAACCAGTATTGAACATATCGCAGGCTCTCAACCAAATTGTAAAGTTGCTATTATGGCATATGACAATAAGattagatttttcaatttaagACCAGATTCTGAATCTGCACAGGAATATGTGGTTTCTGATATTGACGATGTGTTCTTACCCTTTTGCAACGGTTTATTCGTTAGACCTCAAGAATCAATGAGATTAATTGATATGACTTTGAATAAAATCGTTGAATACATTACGGTGGATAAATTCAGCCACGTCGCACCAGTATGTTACGGATCTGCATTAGAAGCCGCTAAATTGGCAATTGATACGGTTACTGGAGGTCAAGgtggtaaaattatttgTACCTTGAATTCATTACCAACTGTTGGTAACGGCAATTTGGCcttgaaaaaagatgatgCGGCTCGTAAGAAATTAAACTGTGACAACgatttttacaaaaaaattggaaatcaatTCCTGAGATCTTACATTTCTCTAGATCTTTTCGTCACAAGCCCTGGATTCGTAGATATGGCAACCATAGGATACCCTGTAGAGGCAACTTCTGGTAACTTAAAATGGtattccaattttaacCACGAAAACGATGCATTCACATTGATTAACGATATGTCAAACGCTGTTACCAGTATCGTTGGTTATCAAGCATTGATAAAAGTTCGTTGTTCAACTGGTTTAAATGTAAGTCAATATTATTGCGAATCGTCAGAATATTCTGATCGCGATCCAATGATACCAGTTCTGACAAAGAATACAACTCTAGACGTTCTTTTGAAGTACGATCAAAAATTACCTGTTGGTAAAAACATTGCATTCCAAATGGCACTGCTGTACACAGATATTAATGGTGTTCGTAAAGTACGTTCCATTAATACGAATGGTGCCGTTTCTGATAACATTAGagaagttttcaaattcttgaatcaaAACGTTGCACAACGTATTATGATTAAAGACGTGGTTCAACATTTAGGTGATTGCGATTTCCCAGCAATTAGAAAGACAATTGATGATAAAATGGTTGAAATTCTAACACAATACAAGGCATTAGTCGGTGGTAGTTTGACATCACAGTTAGTTCTGCCCGAGGCACTAAAGACTTTACCATCCTACATGTTAGCATTTGAGAAAAGTGAATTAATGTTACCCAATAACCACAGTACAAGAGGAAATGCTAGAATTTATGATCTTTTCAGATACAAAACGTTGAGCAGCGCTCAATTACATTATAAACTTTATCCACAAATCGTTCCCCTACACGTTTTATTAAGTGAAGATGATCTATCCTTTTATGATGCtaatgaaaaaatgttACAAGTACGTCCAGAATCAGTCGAAAGTCTTTCTGTACGTAATGGCCATCAACATTTGACTAACGGTGGTTGTTATTTAATATTTCAAGGTGATACGGTTTACGTGTGGATAAATGAAAATACAAACCGTATGCTTTTACAAGATCTGTTACAAGCCGACGAGGAAGTTCCAGTAAGTCAAATCTCATTATTTGGTGGCTCATTACCTGAAGTAGGTACTGAAGTCAACCAAAAGGCGCTTGATCtaataaagaattggtcTCAATTAGTTAGCCAGCCTTACCTACCTGTCGTTTTACTAAGACCAAACGTGGATCCTTACTATGCGCAAGTGATGAATCAATTGTTATGTGAAGATCGTGCTGTTAACCGCATAGAATCTCTAGATAACTATTTGATCGCTATGCATCGTagaattcaagaaaaattgaagaaggatGACTACATCAAAGTACAAACCAACCATAACGCAGAACAAGACGGTAGTCTACTACAGaaatttgttcaattctaa
- the PAL2 gene encoding Pal2p (similar to gnl|GLV|KLLA0F22154g Kluyveromyces lactis KLLA0F22154g and some similarites with YDR348C uniprot|Q66RD5 Saccharomyces cerevisiae YDR348C Protein of unknown function green fluorescent protein (GFP)-fusion protein localizes to the cell periphery and bud neck potential Cdc28p substrate) yields the protein MLSRKSTSPSTNPFLDDVENENLNRGSRSSSQNGYTPPRYPKTSPTTAAYPSAEEEKQMLRDRYRETEDMDNSGYGDADADADADLPPSYDEVAGPTKSNAPYRREKASVSSNAAHTPSSPKDPLINSNRESDPRRRYSHYRGPVPSRAGGSGGNNERSVPTAPMVAAPEPRRRYDRDHTPVQPRDRYKERDYSDREHREHREHRDRERSHHHPHRHRSHRHRDHAPSSSKDKKSSNGTKPQPKNVDKIDKMDVTALFGSSFHHDGPFDAVTPHRNKNAKAPPVLAFPADGPNNSIGGAPTKKNAMNEVFGRMDPEDDDDIYQARPKSSPRTTVFGVSSDPSSANGSSTTLDAVKPGAKDLTAFDPRGRVQAVEGPTTDGLGSTTFLDGAPASNKAIGEDVRAHARQTRLGGVQRKPSLSQKLTSTVRGGSSSGPSSSYGNGSGSGTVYSRNLAPEKPLSLTRSHSGHLENGDDDEDVYLGLPSSELSRKKSTGTRLMRRVRSMKVGRK from the coding sequence atgttaaGCAGAAAAAGTACATCACCATCCACAAATCCATTTCTTGACGATGTGGAAAACGAGAATTTGAATAGAGGTAGTAGAAGTAGTTCTCAAAATGGCTATACTCCGCCACGATACCCAAAAACAAGTCCAACGACCGCAGCATATCCCTcagcagaggaagaaaaacagATGCTAAGAGACAGATATAGGGAAACTGAAGATATGGATAATAGTGGTTATGGTGACGCAGATGCAGACGCGGATGCAGACTTACCGCCATCATACGACGAAGTGGCAGGCCCTACGAAATCAAATGCTCCTTACCGAAGGGAGAAGGCAAGTGTCTCCTCAAATGCAGCACATACACCGTCATCGCCAAAAGATCCACTAATCAATAGCAATAGAGAATCAGATCCCCGTCGTCGTTATTCTCATTATCGTGGACCAGTCCCATCTAGAGCGGGTGGCAGTGGGGGTAACAATGAGCGTAGCGTACCAACAGCCCCAATGGTAGCAGCACCAGAACCTCGTCGTCGTTATGATAGAGATCATACACCGGTACAGCCAAGAGATCGTTATAAGGAGCGTGATTACAGTGACCGAGAACACCGAGAACACCGAGAACACAGAGATAGAGAGAGATCTCATCACCACCCACATCGTCATCGCAGCCATCGTCATCGTGATCATGCACCTTCATCGtcaaaagacaaaaaatcttcaaatggaACCAAGCCACAACCGAAAAATGTCGATAAAATCGATAAAATGGATGTCACTGCACTTTTTGGTAGCTCTTTCCACCATGATGGTCCCTTCGATGCGGTAACACCTCATAGgaataaaaatgcaaaggCGCCACCGGTTCTTGCATTCCCAGCTGATGGGCCTAACAACAGTATTGGTGGTGCTCCAACCAAGAAAAACGCTATGAATGAAGTCTTTGGCAGGATGGATCCTGAGGATGATGACGACATTTATCAAGCACGTCCAAAGAGTAGTCCAAGAACAACGGTCTTTGGTGTATCTAGTGATCCGTCATCTGCTAACGGCAGTAGTACAACTTTGGATGCTGTCAAACCTGGTGCTAAAGATCTAACAGCTTTTGATCCTCGTGGGAGGGTCCAAGCCGTTGAAGGGCCAACAACGGATGGGTTAGGATCTACTACATTTTTAGATGGCGCTCCTGCATCTAATAAGGCGATCGGAGAAGACGTTAGGGCTCATGCACGCCAAACTAGATTAGGTGGTGTTCAGCGTAAACCATCTTTATCACAAAAGCTAACTAGTACGGTTAGAggtggtagtagtagtggtCCTAGTAGTAGTTACGGTAACGGTAGCGGTAGTGGTACTGTTTATTCAAGGAATCTAGCCCCAGAGAAGCCGCTATCTTTGACTAGATCTCATAGTGGACATTTagaaaatggtgatgacgatgaagatgtttaTTTGGGATTGCCCTCATCTGAGCTCTCTAGAAAGAAATCAACAGGTACCAGATTAATGAGACGTGTGAGGAGTATGAAAGTCGGtagaaaataa
- the YPS7 gene encoding putative aspartic endopeptidase (similar to uniprot|Q66RD4 Saccharomyces cerevisiae YDR349C YPS7 Putative GPI-anchored aspartic protease located in the cytoplasm and endoplasmic reticulum), which translates to MIRNGFGPSMIKIWLFLLIWLPCIIAKGGHAGGGHAGGGHAGGGHVGGGHGSESGSDGKKGSGDSESTTEVSSSDSESESSPNSNSHSGSKPGSNSNSHPDSKPGGKAGSKPAASSRVNEEGPSASQHKKTAIGHHTSAYAVCNGNSKSSSSHQRRSTVQQVLPTISLNRDNNSLYYTNVSIGTPGQKQPLVIDIVEPYNWVTHNHFESHDPISSNSSGSYQSNLSRTSQQVDGSHVFHLDFVDLDDINATAMMDKISFESLSLKNQSSHTINNTQNDGSGALYNSHSLTLSNSSFFEINDTTSSKGVLGLGGKINDKGTDIDSSQFDSSFFLLESLRDNGIIESLSYSLWLGGDTRPYYDVGRNVPDEINCGKLILGGVDPYYYSGPLKKFNNLIFLDSRTDMLSRGYPVLPMRTINVVSATGNSINVTNENFLTPVLLDSRYSFSHLPAETIVQIAVQVNAIYMKEVDMFVVSCKIADMGVNIQFEFGDVSIDVPFKDFLMSTHNPETNSTMKFSGGDEACFMTMVSSEETGFNILGTSFLRNVYLAVDHDDQSIAIAQARRKYTTLITPDGAGTSATASISHYLSPSLSSTGKATPIASGYIPYAVSSNETLSMTLSPSQPPETRIPDQFTATVFSNGLISTGRSFYNTYRSTSSSSTVPTDFASFTVTSAQRTSSTGQQGNKGSNAYRLKPPEIANKYWISHIFLLAGSIMLVMIW; encoded by the coding sequence ATGATTCGAAATGGCTTTGGACCTTCAATGATTAAGATATGGTTATTTTTGCTGATATGGCTGCCGTGTATCATTGCGAAAGGTGGCCATGCCGGTGGCGGCCatgctggtggtggtcaTGCTGGTGGTGGCCATGTTGGCGGTGGTCACGGTTCAGAATCTGGTTCTGACGGTAAGAAAGGTTCTGGTGATTCTGAGTCTACAACCGAAGTTTCTAGTTCAGACTCTGAATCTGAATCTAGTCCGAATTCGAATTCACATTCTGGTTCGAAGCCTGGTTCAAATTCGAATTCGCATCCTGATTCGAAACCTGGTGGAAAAGCCGGTTCGAAACCTGCTGCGAGTTCCCGTGTGAATGAGGAGGGACCTTCAGCATCTCAACATAAGAAAACCGCTATTGGCCATCATACTAGCGCTTACGCAGTATGCAACGGAAATAGCAAAAGTAGTAGCTCCCATCAACGACGCAGCACGGTACAGCAAGTACTACCTACAATTTCCTTGAATAGGGATAACAATTCCCTTTACTATACCAACGTTTCGATTGGTACACCAGGTCAAAAGCAACCTTTAGTTATTGATATTGTTGAACCTTATAACTGGGTAACTCATAATCATTTTGAGAGCCATGATCCTATTTCGAGTAATTCTTCAGGTTCTTATCAATCCAATTTATCACGAACTTCACAGCAGGTGGATGGATCTCATGTTTTCCATCTTGATTTTGTTGATCTTGATGATATTAACGCTACCGCTATGATGGATAAAATTAGTTTCGAATCACTATCATTGAAAAACCAAAGCTCTCACACAATTAATAATACACAAAATGATGGTTCTGGGGCACTTTACAACTCGCATTCTTTGACTCTTTCGAACTCAtcattttttgaaattaacgACACAACTTCATCTAAAGGTGTATTAGGACTTGGTGGAAAAATTAACGATAAGGGTACTGATATTGATAGTTCTCAATTTGATAGCAgctttttccttttggaAAGTCTAAGAGACAATGGTATTATAGAATCGTTGTCATATTCACTTTGGCTTGGTGGCGATACCAGGCCTTACTATGATGTGGGACGTAATGTTCCTGATGAAATCAATTGTGGTAAATTAATTCTTGGTGGCGTGGACCCATACTACTATTCTGgacctttgaaaaaattcaataacTTAATTTTTTTAGATTCCAGGACTGATATGCTGTCCCGCGGTTATCCAGTTTTACCGATGAGAACCATCAATGTCGTTTCAGCCACTGGTAATAGCATTAATGTGACCAATGAGAATTTCTTAACACCTGTGTTATTGGATTCAAGATATTCGTTTAGCCATTTACCAGCTGAAACGATCGTTCAGATTGCTGTGCAAGTCAATGCAATTTACATGAAAGAAGTCGATATGTTCGTTGTATCATGTAAAATTGCTGATATGGGAGTTAACattcaatttgaatttggtgaCGTTTCCATCGATGTGCCatttaaagattttctGATGTCAACGCATAATCCTGAAACGAATTCTacaatgaaattttccGGTGGTGATGAAGCTTGCTTTATGACGATGGTTAGTAGCGAAGAGACTGGATTCAACATTTTAGGTACATCTTTTCTCAGAAATGTCTATTTAGCGGTTGATCATGATGACCAATCCATTGCAATTGCTCAGGCCAGACGCAAGTACACTACCCTTATTACCCCAGATGGTGCTGGTACTTCAGCAACAGCAAGTATTTCTCACTATTTGAGCCCCTCCCTAAGCTCAACCGGAAAGGCAACACCAATTGCATCGGGTTACATTCCATATGCTGTCTCTAGCAATGAAACCCTATCTATGACACTATCTCCATCCCAACCCCCAGAAACTCGTATACCAGATCAATTTACCGCAACTGTCTTTTCGAATGGACTAATTTCTACAGGTAGGTCTTTCTACAACACTTACAGATCaacatcatcttcaagTACAGTGCCCACTGATTTTGCCAGCTTCACAGTAACCTCAGCACAGCGTACAAGTTCTACGGGACAGCAAGGCAATAAAGGTAGCAATGCTTACAGACTAAAACCACCAGAGATTGCCAACAAATACTGGATCTCCCATATCTTTTTGCTGGCAGGTAGCATTATGCTGGTAATGATATGGTAA
- the SVF1 gene encoding Svf1p (similar to uniprot|Q05515 Saccharomyces cerevisiae YDR346C SVF1 Protein with a potential role in cell survival pathways required for the diauxic growth shift expression in mammalian cells increases survival under conditions inducing apoptosis) — translation MLKWIQGGISAVTGIAEPEYGSDYIHSVADRVKGKQPYKETSREDLYWLNPDYTNVETATFYFTNIKTGVLGFAQIIHSNIIGLHTQAQFTFRVYNAKEGKEALNLWTSTKLENFRIDGPNFYADNLSVELDQDSKTYHFKSDVNEKSKVDLTFTKLTPGCKVGDDPSTYYGDNIEEPWGRMRHVFWPRNKVTGKIDIKVPVKQQASEEHKDIKGEQTSQDTRQKDRESAEEKGTSEENEEEEEEEELEDLHIKFTDESPALSMFVMAFQGMKPHHAAKAWNFLYFHSEDHTAVLMEFITPKSYANTKVSVGIITSKNEVLSVSVNNDFRHLNSSVDSVGWNVPKNLSVKFNGFKSTAPDEKIAAITNSPTKQEKYDNDTQLHATVEGKLDQLVERIDVMNEIPNFVKSIVSGVAGTKPYIYQYADEFTLQFQDASKEKGLAWVEVTFISEGETVTDESYNEA, via the coding sequence ATGttaaaatggattcaagGTGGTATATCCGCCGTAACTGGTATTGCTGAACCGGAATACGGTTCTGATTATATTCATTCCGTAGCGGATAGAGTCAAAGGAAAACAGCCTTATAAAGAAACGAGTAGAGAAGACCTTTACTGGCTAAACCCAGATTATACCAACGTTGAAACTGCTACATTTTACTTTACCAACATAAAAACAGGTGTGTTAGGTTTTGCTCAAATCATCCATTCAAACATTATTGGTCTTCATACCCAGGCCCAATTTACATTTAGAGTCTATAATGCGAAGGAAGGTAAAGAAGCTTTAAATCTGTGGACCTCAAcaaaattagaaaattttagaattgACGGACCAAATTTCTATGCCGATAATCTATCGGttgaattggatcaagaTAGCAAGACGTATCATTTTAAGAGTGATGTTAACGAAAAGTCAAAAGTAGATTTAACTTTTACAAAACTAACGCCTGGTTGTaaagttggtgatgatcCCTCCACCTATTACGGTGATAATATTGAAGAACCTTGGGGTCGAATGAGACATGTCTTTTGGCCTAGGAATAAAGTCACAGGTAAGATTGATATAAAAGTGCCAGTAAAGCAACAAGCATCAGAGGAGCATAAAGACATTAAGGGTGAACAAACGTCGCAAGATACAAGGCAAAAAGATCGAGAGTCGGCTGAAGAAAAGGGAACAAGCGAagagaatgaagaagaagaagaagaagaagaacttgaaGATCTTCATATCAAATTCACAGATGAAAGTCCTGCATTATCCATGTTCGTAATGGCATTCCAAGGAATGAAACCACATCATGCTGCCAAGGCATGGAATTTCCTCTACTTCCATTCTGAAGACCACACTGCAGTTCTGATGGAGTTTATCACACCCAAATCATACGCTAACACAAAGGTTTCGGTAGGGATTATCACCAGCAAGAACGAAGTCTTAAGCGTTAGTGTTAACAATGATTTTCGCCATTTGAACAGCAGCGTAGACTCTGTAGGATGGAATGTTCCTAAAAACCTTTCTGTTAAATTCAATGGGTTCAAGAGTACAGCCccagatgaaaaaattgcTGCTATTACCAATTCACCAACTaaacaagaaaaatatGATAACGATACCCAATTACATGCTACTGTAGAAGGTAAGCTAGACCAGTTGGTTGAAAGAATCGATGTTATGaatgaaattccaaattttgtCAAATCAATCGTATCTGGTGTAGCAGGTACAAAACCATACATTTACCAATATGCAGATGAGTTTACGCTGCAATTTCAAGATGcatcaaaggaaaaaggTTTGGCTTGGGTCGAGGTAACTTTCATCTCCGAAGGTGAGACAGTTACCGACGAATCCTATAATGAAGCCTAA